The genomic segment TTCAGAGAAACAGTTCTGCAACTTTTGTTTTCACTGGGGTGTCCTGAGAAGCacggcttttcttttttaacctccTCTTTGTGCTTTGTAAACTTGAGGGCTAAATCTTCTTGAGAGAAGTGGTTGTTGGAAGACAGTTCTCCATAGGTCTCTcgtgtttctgtgtgttttctgAGCAGAGGTATTGATTGCTTTTCTTCCATACTAGATTTTCAAGGACATTTGTATAGCGAACAGCTTTGGTAAAGATAGAGTCCCCTTCCAGAGAAAAAAAGCAGTTTTGTTTACTGTTCCCTATAATAATGACAATGACAATCTACAGGGCAAAGATCAAGTAGGCCTACTGCCCACCATAAAAGGCCCGAGTTCCTTAACCTTAAGGTAACTGTTCTATAACCCAACCCACTGTGCATCACTTGTTCCTCTTCATACCACACCTCAAAAACTGGGGCTTGGGGAAATAACATCAAAATGCTAATACTCTGACAACTGTCATTTCTGTGAGTAataagctgtcttttttttttttttttttttttgacccacAAGCCTGCTTCCACCAACTTCCACGGAGCTACATCAGGCCAATTTGTTAGCTTGCAAGGAGGGTAAAATGTCAGATCTTTCCCAGTTTGTGTAACCAATAACAACTTCAACACAGATTGTGTCATCTGAGTACTCAcgttcaaaaaacaaaatcatactcAGGATTTTAATGTTCCTAATGATCTGGATTGGCCAGTCTAGATTTCTTGCCTGATTCTCCAAGAAATTTGACATCTTCCTAGTACAAAATTCAGCTAACGTGGCTTTTCCTAATCTTGTTAATGATCCTTCCTTCTGTCATCTAGTGACAGAATTGAGCCAGGTTTCCCTCCTACTAGTTCttcaaacaaagataatttttggATGATTTTCTCTTGGGGAATAAGTGAAATAACAGATGTTTTCAGATTATATAttccttcttgattttttaaatcaatttatgGAGGTATAATTGACACACAGaaagtatacatatttaatgtatacaacttgatgagtttggagATAAGTATACAGCCATGAATTTATCAACACAATCTATGCCACAAACATATCCATTCCTTCCAAAAGTTTCCTTCTgccctctttattattttttccccatagggTCTCGCTTtgacacccaggctagagtgcagcggcaccatcacagctcactgcagcctctatctcctgagctcaaaggatccctccacctcagcatcccaagtagcccaagtagctgggcccacaggcacacaccaccaggtccagctaatatttggtattttttgtagagacaaggtttcaccacgttgtacagactggtctcaaactcgtgaggtcaggcgatctgcccacctcagcttcccgaagtgctggaattacaggcgtgagccaccacacctggacccTCTTTATTACTTTTGTGTGTGATAAGAATACTCAATCTAAGATCTACCCtcttacaattttaaatatgcaaCACAGTGTTATTTATCACGGGTACAATGCTGTTCAGTAGCACACTGGGACAAACTATACCCTTTGACTAACACTCCCTTGttttcccctccctcagccctggTAACTATCATTCAACTCTCTCCTTCTATAAGTTTGACTGTTTTAGATTCCTCACATAAGTGGTGTCATGCactatttgtccttctgtgtctggcttatttcccttaatataatgtcttctagttttatccatgttgtcacaaataacaagatattctttagtttttcaggataagtaatatttcattgtatgtacgtaccatattttctttattcattcataatggacagactgcttgcatatcttggctattgtaaaatAATCCTGCAATATATATGGGAGTACAAATATCtcttgatttcaattcctttgggtatatacccagaaataggattgctggattatatggcagttctatttttaatttttgtggaacctccatattgttttccacagtggttgtaccagtttGCATTCACCCCAATAgtatataagagttcccttttctccatattcctgCCAACACTTTTCtattatactttttataataatcattctaacaggtatgaggtgatatctcatgtggtttgatttgcatttccctgatgattagtgatgttgagcacctatttatatacctgttggccatttgtatagcTTCTTTAGGGAAATGTCTATACAATCTCTTTGCACGTTTTCTAATCAGGTTACTTGGGGTTTTTATTCTATTGAGTTCTGGGATTCAATTTTGGATACTATTCCTTTATCAGatagatatgtggtttgcaaatattttcttttattctgtaaattgcttttacatttttgttgattatttcttttgttgtgcaatAGCCACTTTGTTTCATGTAATcccacttttctatttttagacaaGTTTTTGTTACCTGTCTTTGTTACTATCCCTTTGGAGTCATATCTAAGAAATTCTTGCCAAGCCCAATGTCAAAaagcttttttcctattttcttctatgagtttcatagtttcaggtcttaagtttaagtctttaatggactttgagttgatttttgagtATAGGATAAGGTCagagtccaatttcattttttacatgtaaatatccagttttcccagtgccatttattgaaaagactactCTTTTCCTCACTGTGTATTTTAGTACCTTTGcagaagatcagttgactatatataaaggggtttatttctgggccctctattatgttcctttggtctatatatttgtttttatgccCCTACCATACTGCCTCAATTACTACAGTATTTTAAACAGATTTGGAAACCAAAAAttgtgatgcctccacctttatatttcttttttaaagattggttttggttattcagggtcttttttggttccaataggaattttaggattgtttcttctgttcctataaaaacaaaacaaaaatgtcattgggattttagtagggattacattgaatctgtagatcacctTGGGTAGTACGGATATATtaacatgggatgtttttctgtttatttgtaacttttaaagtttgtttcatcAATGGTTTACAGTTTTGGCGTGCCagtttttcacttccttggttaaatttattcttaagcattgtatattttttaatgctaatgtaagtgaaaatgttttcttgatttctttttggaTAGTTCAGAGTTAATGAATTTAAATGCAACAAATTTTTACAtactaattttgtatcttgcaactttactgaatttaatAGTTCTAgcagttgtttttgttgttgttgttttgtttttttgttttgaggactctcgctctgttgcccaggctgaagtgcagtggcacgatctcagctcactgaaacctctgcctcccaggttcaagtaattctcatgactcagcctcctgagtaactagaattacaggcatgcaccaccaagcctggctaatttttgtatttttagtagagatggggtttcaccacattggccaggctggccttgaactcctgacctcaggtaatccatccacctcagcctcccaaagtactatgattacaggcatgagccacaacacctggccttcTGGTTGTTTGTTGACAAAATCTTCAGAAGTTTCTACATGTAAGATTGTGCCATCAGTGAATAGAGATAATTTTGCTTTTGCCATTCTAGTGtaattgccttttattttcatttcttgacTAATTACtttggctaggatttccagtaccaTCTAGagcagaagtggtgagagtgggcatccttgccttttcctagatcttagaaaaatttttttcagtttattttatgtgATATTAGCTGTAGGCTTTTCATATATGGACTTTATTATGTTAAGTTCCTTTTATACTCAATTTATTGAGAGTTATCATGAAAGGgagttaaattttgtcaaatgctttttctatgtttttgagataatcatgtgatttttatactCCATTGTGTTGAGgtggtatattacattgattgatttctgtatgttgagcCATGCTTGCATGCCAGGGACACATATTATTTGGTCATGGAATATGATCCTTTTAAAGTGCTAtaaatttggtttgctattattttgtcaggcaattttgcatctatgttcatcagcaatattggcctaaagttttgttttcttgtggtgtctttgttcagctttggtatcaggatgatgttgaccttataaataaaactggaagtgttcccttttcaattttttagaagCATTTcagaaggattggtattaattcttcttgaaatctttggtagaattcacctgtgaagtcatttggtcctggacttttcttcgTTGGGCAGTTTTTGATTACTAATTAAGTCTTCAAATAGGGtgtcactatgttacccaggctgatctcaaactcctagccccaagtgatcctcccaccttggcctctcaaagcactgggattacaggcatgaatcactgcacccagcctctcaaTCTCCTTTTTGCTACTGGTCTCTTTAACCTTTCTagttcttcttggttcaatcttgatGGGTTGTATGTTTcttcaaatttctctttttttctagattGTTCAAATTTATGGTATATGATTGCTCATAACAGTCCctatgtgtttttcatttttgtgaaatctgttgtaatgtctccactttcatttctgattttatttatttgagtcctCTCTCTTTTTGTCATACTCTTACTAagtatttgtcaattttatttaacttttcaaaaaaacaagtctcaatttcctcaatttcttctaatttttttcttttctattttagttatttctgtgCTAATCTGTATTATTTCCTCCCTTCTGCTAAATTTCGGCTTATTCACCACTGATTCTATAAATCACTAACATCTAATACAGTTACCGTTATTATTTAGATGTAGTTAGACATCCAATCCTAGGTTTAATGCTAGCATTTCTGTATTCTCAGGAAATTATTCTAAACTGATTTCCTGgtattatttcagattttctcaACAACTAATTTTACCTTCTACCGAAATGCTCTCCATCTTGATTGTAAATATAGTTAGTATagttaattgtttttcttcttaagagACTAACCTTTATATGACATTTACTCACATTGGATTAAGTTCCTCCTAGGATAGGATAGGCAGGGGGTGGATATCATCTTACCTTAAATATCCGTTTCACATGAATATAACTGCACCGAATATCTAATTTTTCAAGTAACCTCTGAGTTTTTTCTAGATTAATTTTTCCACCTCTAAAGTCATCCTGAATCTTCGACAAAAACCATGTAGAAAGCACAAAAAGTTAAGGAAATTCTCATAGAAAGGCACTGAGTATTTAAAATTCCTAAAGAAACATTTGATTTActgtacttatttttatttttaaagaatatgctTAAAGTAAGTTATAGGATAATTgtatgataaataatattttttaaaaaaaattaagtagttaCTATGCTATAGAAAAGGTATGAAAGGgtataccacaataaaaatacaaaaaaagaattaaagttaaaatttgagAATTAAAGTCATTActtagaaaatacattaaaacattaTTACAATCCATTGCTTGAAGGCATGAAGTTGGGAGGCAACCAGACTTCAAGATCATCTCTCACCTGATCTCTCTGTTTTAGTTCTCTAATCCAGAAAGGTGATCATATTAACCCTGAATCTTAAGGAAGGTGGAAGCATTAGATGAATTCCTAATATGTCACTGAACACGGTTTCTGCTACttagtgttcaataaatagtaaCCATGACTGATAAAGTTATTATTACTACATTAGTCAAATGCCCAGCTATACACACACTCAAGACAGTAACATTTTAAGTACCATCAAAAAGCATCAAAAATACCATGGTAAGTGTATATTTggtatgaaagagaaaacaaaaaaaaaatgtttaaagcttACTTATCATAGATAAACTACAAAAGTTAGGACACTTCCATTTGAAAAACTAAGATCGAAATGAGATAATGACAATTATCaccaaaattataaaagatatagGTAAAAATTGTGCAAAACTACTCAGTTTCAGATTGTTAAAATGTATTGAGATCTCCTTAAATTTAATAGTTATGActtaatagaataaataaagcTCATTTTCTTGTAAGAAAAAGATACCAGAATGTAAGGAAAGTTAGAAAAGCTCAGAACAGACATCGAACAAGCAGTTCAGCTTAAATGAAGAGGATTTAAATTCAGAACTCTTCGAAAAGAATAACAGCATCAAGTAAAGAGGATAAtcaggagaaagaagaggggcAGAAAGAAGCTCTCAATGGATATTTCATTTCCATAGTTTCATGACCTGTAGAGCCGTTTCTCCTCACTTAGAAGTCTTTCCCCAATAGGTGCTGTTACGGGTTCCAAATACAATTAACTCTGCCCCTttgcagaaaataatttcttgataCTCCTCAGCTGTTACCACTTTTCTAGGGAGAAAGCAGAGAACACACAGTGGTTTGTCGCCTTTGTTCTTTGAAGCTAGCTCACACTTCACCGTAGAAACAATAAGCAAGATGTAGTACCTGCACTACCCTGCCCTTGAAACTGTTTGGCTTCTTACATTCTGACCATCTCCAAACCCACAATATTTGAAAATGCAGCTTTCCCTGATGTCTGGCATTTTTCCATGAACTGCCAttgtatctcattttattttttactattttgtttaaACCCCTCGAAGCTTTCATCACAATGTAATGTGCTTCCAGTGGGTTTGGGTGGCTGCTCTGAGAGCCTGAGTATAAATCAACACCATTGTGATTCCTGAAGTTGCAAAGTGCTGTCACTCTTGAAACTTTGGGCTGCTTCTCTAGATCCCTGACAACATATAatgcacacagagacacaccaCTTTCGAAGAAGACTGTTCAGGAGGCTAAGTTCTTAAAATCTTCAAAATAGGTATAGCTGGTTGGCTGGGCACCACACTGTCAGGTGActgtcattttttccttttggtctgAATACCCATTGTGATATCATCAGAGGTTCCACACTTCACAAGGAAAGCTTCTTATGACCTCATCGGGAGGCTCAGACCTTCCTAGACTGCCTGCTTTCATGGGTAGACACAATAACCTTCAGCTTCAATGTTAACACCTTGATGGGAAAGGTGTCTCATGGAATGTTTTCTTATCCTTTGAACACTCTTCATTTCAGAAGCTTTGCTTCTGTTGCAACCAAACATGACACTTAGCGTGCTCAGCAGGAAGGACAAGGAAAGAGTAATTCGCAGACTGTTATTACAGGCACCTCCAGGGGAATTTGTAAATGCCTTTGATGATCTCTGTCTGCTTATCCGTGATGAAAAACTTATGCACCATCAAGGTGAGTGTGCAGGCCACCAACACTGCCAAAAATATTCTGTACCACTCTGCATCGATGGAAATCCAGTACTCTTGTCTCACCACAATGTAATGGGCGACTACCGATTTTTTGACCATCAAAGCAAACTTTCTTTCAGATATGACCTGCTTCAAAATCAGCTGAAAGACATCCAAAGTCACGGTATCATTCGGAATGAGACAGAATATCTGAGAGTTGTTGTTCTGTGCGCCTTAAAACTGTATGTGAATGACCACTATCCAAAAGGAAATTGCAACGTGCTGAGGAAAACTGTCAAAAGTAAGGAGTACTTGATAGCTTGCATTGAAGATCACAACTATGAAACAGGAGAGTGCTGGAATGGACTTTGGAAATCTAAATGGATTTTCCAAGTTAACCCATTTCTAACCCAAGTAACAGGAAGAATATTTGTGCAAGCTCACTTCTTCAGGTGTGTCAACCTTCATATTGAAATATCCAAGGACCTGAAAGAAAGCTTGGAAATAGTTAACCAAGCTCAACTGGCTCTAAGTTTTGCAAGGCTTGTGGAAGAGCAAGAGAACAAATTTCAAGCTGCAGTCTTGGAAGAATTACAGGAGTTATCCAATGAAGCCCTGAGAAAAATTCTACGAAGGGATCTTCCAGTGACCCGCACTCTTATTGACTGGCAGAGAATACTCTCTGACTTGAATCTGGTGATGTATCCTAAATTAGGATATGTCATTTATTCAAGAAGTGTGTTGTGCAACTGGATAATATAAAGAATTGCTCCTGGTAACTATCTTGATTTGTCTCGTTTGTGTTTCTGGGGAATGgttattttcctaaaattgaGCAATCTGTGGAGATGTCTCTCACTTACCCAATGCAAATTTAAATGGGAAAAGTGTAACAAGTAATTTTACTCGGGGAATATTTATGAATAATGCAAGAAAGTGTAAAGTAACTGTGTTTCATGGTGGTGACCATCATAAAGACCAAGACATTTGTTAGAAAC from the Macaca thibetana thibetana isolate TM-01 chromosome 11, ASM2454274v1, whole genome shotgun sequence genome contains:
- the CAPZA3 gene encoding F-actin-capping protein subunit alpha-3; this encodes MTLSVLSRKDKERVIRRLLLQAPPGEFVNAFDDLCLLIRDEKLMHHQGECAGHQHCQKYSVPLCIDGNPVLLSHHNVMGDYRFFDHQSKLSFRYDLLQNQLKDIQSHGIIRNETEYLRVVVLCALKLYVNDHYPKGNCNVLRKTVKSKEYLIACIEDHNYETGECWNGLWKSKWIFQVNPFLTQVTGRIFVQAHFFRCVNLHIEISKDLKESLEIVNQAQLALSFARLVEEQENKFQAAVLEELQELSNEALRKILRRDLPVTRTLIDWQRILSDLNLVMYPKLGYVIYSRSVLCNWII